The proteins below come from a single uncultured Dethiosulfovibrio sp. genomic window:
- a CDS encoding Zn-dependent hydrolase, with protein MTERSINRQRLRSTIEELGAIGLDPGGGRTRLALDDHDKEGRDTLVRWMRDAGLEVKVDPIGNIFGVLPGEEPGNPVAIGSHIDTVRNAGMFDGCVGVLSGLEILRTIKENALPHRLPLAVVAFTNEEGARFAPDMMGSLALVGEASLEDMYSRTDDDGKTVEDELHRIGYVSSDRVMPSCYLELHVEQGPFLDLKAVPFGVVDGVQGIAWWRGKFKGQANHAGTTPMEMRHDALLAVSHLHVEMTELAKSIGGRATVGRIGIKPDIINVIPGEVSFTLDMRHPDAHRFAQMKFKAEEAMKGLANLHGLSLEFSREADVHPVSFDKSLVSMIQSVADDHGLVSTHLWSGAGHDAQILSHAVPSAMIFVPSIGGKSHCPQEDSDFDQIADGADVMLECVLRLAE; from the coding sequence ATGACGGAACGTTCGATTAATCGGCAAAGGTTAAGGTCGACGATAGAGGAACTAGGGGCCATCGGCCTCGATCCAGGAGGTGGCAGGACCCGCCTCGCCCTTGACGATCACGATAAAGAGGGAAGGGATACCCTGGTTCGCTGGATGAGGGATGCTGGCCTTGAGGTCAAGGTGGATCCTATCGGGAACATCTTCGGTGTCCTTCCAGGGGAAGAGCCAGGAAATCCGGTCGCGATAGGATCCCACATAGACACCGTCCGTAATGCAGGGATGTTCGACGGCTGTGTTGGGGTTCTGTCGGGCCTGGAAATACTCAGGACCATAAAGGAAAACGCACTTCCCCACAGGCTCCCTCTGGCGGTGGTGGCCTTCACCAACGAGGAGGGCGCTCGGTTTGCCCCGGACATGATGGGAAGCCTTGCTCTTGTGGGAGAGGCATCGTTGGAGGATATGTACTCAAGGACCGACGACGATGGCAAAACAGTTGAAGATGAGCTCCACCGGATAGGTTACGTCAGTTCAGACAGGGTTATGCCCTCTTGCTACCTGGAGCTTCACGTCGAGCAGGGGCCCTTTTTGGACCTTAAAGCCGTCCCCTTTGGGGTTGTCGATGGGGTTCAGGGGATCGCCTGGTGGCGGGGTAAGTTCAAAGGACAGGCCAACCACGCCGGGACCACCCCGATGGAGATGAGGCACGACGCTCTTCTGGCGGTGTCCCACCTTCACGTGGAGATGACCGAGTTGGCAAAGTCCATAGGGGGGCGGGCCACTGTGGGCCGAATCGGGATTAAGCCGGACATTATAAACGTGATCCCGGGTGAGGTCTCCTTCACCCTGGATATGCGTCATCCCGACGCCCATAGGTTTGCCCAGATGAAGTTCAAAGCCGAGGAGGCCATGAAGGGTCTGGCGAACCTACACGGCCTTTCCCTGGAATTCTCCAGGGAGGCGGACGTCCACCCGGTCTCTTTCGATAAATCGCTGGTGTCCATGATCCAGTCGGTGGCCGACGACCACGGTTTGGTGTCCACCCACCTATGGAGCGGTGCGGGCCACGACGCACAGATACTGTCACATGCGGTCCCGTCTGCGATGATATTCGTACCCTCCATAGGGGGCAAGAGCCACTGTCCCCAAGAGGACAGCGATTTCGACCAGATCGCCGACGGAGCGGACGTCATGTTGGAGTGCGTGCTGAGGTTAGCGGAATAG
- a CDS encoding sodium:solute symporter family protein: MSGLTLSSGIFVWFALGSFLSWRASRHTGPGVSEYFLANRTVGGVVSALTYSATTFSAFMMVGLVGLTYRTGVAALGFEFSYLIFTVLLLVLFAPRYWAAGRAFNLVSPSELLSFRYCDKRVGFAASCLCLVMLIPYASVQLMGVGYLLETLSGGAITFLVGSGLASAIAMVFCLSGMRSVAWTDSLQALVMLVASFTLIAFVVGEFFPQGFVRTLSVTPELLKVNWSMPLFIGLTLPWAFFAVTNPQVVQRLYTPKNPKSLRNMILGFSFFGLVYTLICGLLGFSMAMISPGLENADQAMPLLLSKVPTALGLVVTVSIMAAAVSTLNSVVLTLGSMFGRDVARPLFKGLSERGELMVGRIMIPVITLACFAFAQFRFDLIVVLSSMASGGLLMQLPAVIGAFFWKRATAWGALSSLVLGGSLVAFLSMANLKPLGQWPSVWGLAVSTLAFILVSLMTSPPETKPFFDGMDREIAKVKG, encoded by the coding sequence ATGTCCGGCTTGACACTATCCTCCGGGATTTTCGTATGGTTCGCCTTAGGATCCTTTCTTTCCTGGCGGGCCAGCAGACACACCGGACCAGGGGTCTCGGAGTACTTTTTAGCGAACAGGACAGTGGGAGGGGTGGTTTCGGCTCTGACCTACAGCGCTACCACCTTCAGCGCCTTCATGATGGTAGGGCTTGTAGGACTCACCTACAGAACCGGTGTGGCGGCACTTGGATTCGAGTTCTCCTATCTCATCTTCACCGTTCTGCTTTTGGTCCTCTTCGCCCCTCGCTACTGGGCGGCAGGCCGGGCCTTCAACCTGGTAAGTCCATCGGAGCTCCTGTCCTTCCGTTACTGTGACAAGAGGGTCGGGTTTGCGGCGTCCTGCCTCTGTCTGGTCATGCTCATCCCCTACGCGTCGGTCCAACTAATGGGGGTAGGCTATCTCCTTGAGACCCTGTCCGGCGGTGCGATTACCTTCTTAGTTGGCTCCGGCCTGGCCTCCGCCATAGCCATGGTATTCTGCCTGTCCGGCATGAGGTCCGTGGCCTGGACCGACAGCCTTCAGGCCCTGGTCATGCTGGTCGCCAGCTTTACGCTCATAGCTTTCGTGGTGGGAGAGTTCTTCCCTCAGGGTTTTGTGAGAACTCTGTCTGTTACCCCGGAGCTACTTAAGGTCAACTGGTCCATGCCCCTCTTTATAGGGCTGACGCTTCCCTGGGCCTTTTTCGCCGTGACCAATCCTCAGGTGGTTCAGAGGCTCTACACGCCAAAAAATCCAAAGAGCCTGAGGAACATGATACTGGGTTTCTCCTTTTTCGGCCTGGTGTACACCCTCATATGTGGTCTGCTTGGCTTTTCCATGGCCATGATAAGCCCGGGGCTGGAAAACGCCGATCAGGCTATGCCTCTGCTTCTGTCCAAGGTTCCGACGGCACTGGGGCTGGTGGTCACCGTGAGTATAATGGCTGCGGCGGTATCCACCTTGAACTCGGTGGTCCTCACCCTCGGCTCTATGTTTGGCCGTGACGTGGCTCGTCCTCTGTTTAAGGGCCTCTCTGAGAGGGGGGAGCTGATGGTTGGACGGATCATGATCCCCGTCATAACCTTGGCCTGTTTTGCCTTTGCCCAGTTTCGTTTCGACCTGATAGTGGTGTTGTCATCCATGGCCTCAGGGGGCCTTCTCATGCAGCTTCCCGCCGTGATAGGGGCTTTCTTCTGGAAAAGGGCCACCGCTTGGGGAGCCCTCTCCAGTTTGGTCCTCGGAGGATCGTTGGTGGCCTTTCTAAGCATGGCAAATCTGAAGCCTCTGGGTCAGTGGCCCTCTGTGTGGGGACTGGCGGTCTCCACATTGGCCTTTATCCTGGTTAGCCTGATGACCTCGCCACCGGAGACGAAGCCTTTCTTTGACGGAATGGATCGGGAAATCGCTAAGGTGAAGGGATAG
- a CDS encoding transcription repressor NadR has protein sequence MDREERLNGLLEALESSEEPLSGGALAERLGVSRQAIVQDVATLRGRGVPVVAMSRGYRIDRSQDRPRRVIAVCHQAEQLYDELDLIVSLGGRVVDVFIDHPIYGEIRGNVDVSTNEEVRRFMTLMETTGRRPLLGLSGGFHLHTVEASSEDVLDRIEEGLRQSGFLVRF, from the coding sequence ATGGACAGAGAGGAAAGGCTGAACGGGCTTCTGGAGGCTCTGGAATCGTCGGAGGAGCCGTTAAGCGGAGGGGCCCTTGCGGAAAGGCTGGGTGTCAGCCGTCAGGCTATCGTCCAGGACGTGGCTACGCTGAGAGGAAGAGGCGTACCTGTGGTCGCTATGTCTCGGGGATATAGGATAGATCGATCTCAGGACAGGCCAAGGCGGGTGATAGCGGTCTGTCACCAGGCCGAACAGCTCTACGACGAGCTGGACCTCATAGTATCCCTAGGGGGGCGGGTGGTGGATGTCTTTATCGATCATCCTATCTACGGTGAGATAAGGGGAAACGTGGACGTCTCCACCAACGAGGAGGTTCGGCGGTTTATGACCCTCATGGAGACCACCGGTCGTAGGCCACTACTGGGGCTCTCCGGCGGGTTTCACCTCCATACCGTGGAGGCCAGCAGCGAAGACGTTCTGGACAGAATAGAGGAAGGGTTAAGGCAATCGGGCTTCCTGGTCCGATTCTAA
- a CDS encoding methyl-accepting chemotaxis protein, whose amino-acid sequence MKWHLRLQGKIIAFVLTVVLGVFVMIIGASTYMSRRENVEQARQLAISRSREYANYIKAEFDVALEVARTLAYVMEGITEVGDGDRELANRLLVQTLRRHSGFVGLWTCWEPDAFDGQDQAYAYTSGHDDTGRFVPYWYRDGDKIDVEPLKGYTIPGDGDYYLLPLKGGNEAIIEPYYYEVAGKSIFMTTLAVPVEVKGKIAGVVGVDIAMDDVQAITKNTKLYDTGFGRLLTYNGIVAAHPDLARIGDIAGDTKGPGGEDVIKRIKKGDSWFDETWSESLKETTFKAFAPVTIGDTGTPWSFGTVIRIDEVMGAANRLLYMTLYLSFAGLILIVLAVWLIAKKITAPMRKVVEVSARAKDGDLTVSREEFGVRSQDELGDMADALYAMITAQADTVAQIKAVASSISESSDILSGISNDTSDSMDKIRSGLDRASELSQSNSASIEETTAGIEEVSSGAQNMAQASSDGSAAGEKAGKIAQESVRKVDGVVKDLSEVEKRSEESAKSMGELALAVRDIAGFVDTITGIADQTNLLALNAAIEAARAGEAGRGFAVVAEEVRKLAEESNTAAGEVSKLIDTLESNTNRSISVTEETGRTMEKIVRRAEEAGKELNVALEEISKVIDAINSVASTAQEQAASSQEMASAMDQITVGTTEIAEFVQDMAKASEETAKVAEALAERAKDMSHQGDDLMSQVSRFKVADVKQQGLKPLK is encoded by the coding sequence ATGAAGTGGCATCTTAGACTACAGGGCAAGATAATAGCTTTCGTCCTTACGGTGGTGCTAGGGGTGTTCGTAATGATAATCGGTGCATCCACCTACATGAGCCGTAGAGAGAACGTGGAACAGGCCAGACAACTGGCTATCAGCCGATCCAGGGAATACGCAAACTACATAAAGGCCGAATTTGACGTGGCCCTAGAGGTGGCCAGGACTCTGGCCTACGTGATGGAGGGCATCACCGAGGTAGGCGATGGAGATAGAGAGCTGGCAAACCGCCTATTGGTCCAAACCCTTCGACGACACTCGGGGTTTGTAGGTCTCTGGACCTGTTGGGAGCCCGATGCCTTCGACGGCCAGGATCAGGCCTATGCCTATACCTCTGGTCACGACGACACCGGCAGATTCGTCCCCTACTGGTATAGAGACGGCGATAAAATAGATGTAGAGCCTCTGAAAGGCTATACCATCCCAGGTGATGGAGACTACTATCTCTTACCTCTCAAGGGAGGGAACGAGGCTATTATCGAACCGTATTATTACGAGGTGGCAGGTAAATCGATTTTCATGACGACCTTAGCTGTTCCAGTGGAGGTAAAAGGAAAGATCGCAGGGGTAGTCGGAGTGGATATAGCCATGGACGATGTTCAGGCTATAACCAAGAATACAAAGCTCTACGATACGGGCTTTGGGCGACTTCTGACCTATAACGGTATCGTAGCGGCTCACCCCGACCTAGCCAGAATAGGGGATATCGCCGGCGATACCAAAGGTCCGGGGGGAGAGGACGTCATAAAAAGGATAAAAAAAGGTGATTCCTGGTTTGATGAGACTTGGTCAGAGTCCCTAAAGGAGACTACTTTTAAGGCGTTTGCCCCGGTAACAATAGGCGATACTGGCACACCTTGGAGCTTCGGAACGGTAATAAGGATCGATGAGGTAATGGGAGCGGCGAACAGACTTCTCTACATGACCCTTTACCTTTCCTTTGCTGGCCTGATCCTCATAGTGCTGGCGGTGTGGCTGATCGCTAAAAAGATCACCGCCCCAATGAGGAAGGTCGTCGAGGTGTCTGCCAGGGCGAAAGACGGAGACCTCACCGTCTCTCGAGAGGAGTTCGGAGTTCGCTCTCAGGACGAGCTTGGGGACATGGCCGACGCCCTATACGCCATGATCACCGCCCAGGCAGACACGGTGGCACAGATTAAGGCGGTTGCCTCCAGTATCTCCGAATCGTCCGACATCCTGTCGGGAATCTCCAACGACACCAGCGACTCTATGGATAAGATCCGATCGGGCCTGGATCGGGCCTCGGAGCTTTCTCAGTCGAACAGCGCCTCCATAGAGGAGACCACCGCAGGCATAGAGGAGGTCTCCAGCGGAGCTCAGAACATGGCTCAGGCGTCCTCTGACGGTTCCGCCGCAGGGGAGAAAGCCGGGAAGATAGCTCAGGAGTCTGTTCGTAAGGTGGACGGAGTCGTCAAAGACCTGTCGGAGGTGGAAAAGAGGTCCGAGGAAAGTGCCAAATCCATGGGAGAGCTGGCCTTGGCTGTGAGGGACATCGCCGGTTTTGTGGATACCATAACGGGAATAGCGGACCAGACCAACCTCCTTGCCCTCAACGCAGCCATCGAGGCCGCCAGAGCTGGGGAGGCCGGTCGAGGTTTTGCCGTCGTCGCCGAGGAAGTCAGGAAGTTGGCGGAGGAATCCAATACCGCCGCTGGGGAGGTCTCTAAGCTCATAGATACCTTGGAGTCCAACACCAATCGGTCCATCTCCGTGACAGAGGAAACCGGCAGAACTATGGAGAAGATAGTCAGAAGAGCGGAGGAGGCGGGGAAGGAGCTTAACGTGGCCCTGGAGGAGATCTCCAAGGTCATAGACGCAATAAACTCGGTGGCCTCCACAGCTCAAGAACAGGCGGCGTCCAGCCAGGAGATGGCCTCCGCTATGGACCAGATAACCGTGGGGACTACGGAGATAGCCGAGTTCGTTCAGGACATGGCCAAGGCCTCCGAGGAGACCGCCAAGGTGGCAGAGGCCCTTGCCGAGAGGGCGAAGGACATGAGCCACCAAGGGGACGACCTTATGTCTCAGGTGTCCCGGTTCAAGGTAGCGGACGTCAAACAGCAGGGCCTCAAGCCTCTGAAATAG
- a CDS encoding AbgT family transporter, with protein sequence MSTSNKVEANKKRSLLNRFLDAVERGGNALPHPATLFLLFSVAVVFISELCFRAGVSAQYTTVSKGESQVVVKNAISLMNADGIRYMFSSAVKNFTGFAPLGTVLVAMLGVGVAEGTGFIGALIRKVVMGTPKQLITIVVVFLGVMSNVASDAGYVVLVPLGAIIFMNFGRHPLAGLAAAFAGVSGGFSANLLVGTIDPLLGGISTEAARILDPSYNVLATANYYFMVASTFLISFIGWFVVEKIVEPRLGEYSGSHKVSLDEQTAEERRGLRFATVSIVIFVGIMLALLLPENGVLRDQVTGEILGRSPFVTSIVTVIMMFFLFPGVAYGLGAGTIKSDKDVVHAMSKSMSTMGGYLVLAFFASQFIKYFSYTNLGVILAAKGAEFLQAINFTGLPLIVAFILVSAFINLFIGSASAKWAIMAPVFIPMLMQMGFTPEFTQVAYRIGDSTTNIISPLMSYFAVIVAFAQAYDEDAGIGTLISTMLPFSVCFLLGWTALLAIWFTLGLPIGIGVGIHM encoded by the coding sequence ATGTCGACTTCAAACAAAGTAGAAGCCAACAAAAAAAGGAGTCTGTTAAACAGGTTCCTGGACGCCGTCGAGAGAGGCGGAAACGCCCTCCCCCATCCCGCAACCCTGTTCTTGCTCTTCTCCGTGGCGGTGGTCTTTATCTCCGAGCTCTGTTTCAGGGCAGGCGTCTCCGCCCAGTACACCACCGTGTCCAAAGGAGAATCTCAGGTCGTTGTAAAGAACGCTATCAGTCTGATGAACGCCGACGGTATTCGCTATATGTTCTCCAGTGCCGTCAAGAACTTCACCGGCTTTGCCCCTCTCGGTACGGTTTTGGTAGCCATGCTGGGAGTCGGCGTAGCGGAGGGAACGGGCTTTATCGGGGCCCTTATCCGTAAGGTTGTCATGGGTACCCCCAAGCAGCTCATCACAATCGTGGTGGTCTTCCTGGGAGTTATGTCCAACGTGGCCTCCGACGCCGGATACGTCGTCCTGGTACCCCTCGGTGCCATTATCTTCATGAACTTCGGTCGTCACCCCTTGGCCGGTCTGGCAGCCGCATTCGCCGGAGTTTCCGGTGGTTTCTCCGCTAACCTGTTAGTCGGGACCATCGACCCCCTTCTGGGAGGGATCTCCACCGAGGCCGCAAGGATCCTCGATCCCAGCTACAACGTCCTCGCTACCGCTAACTACTACTTCATGGTGGCGTCCACCTTCTTGATCTCCTTTATAGGCTGGTTCGTCGTGGAGAAGATCGTGGAGCCCCGTCTCGGCGAGTACAGTGGATCCCATAAGGTCAGCCTTGACGAGCAGACCGCAGAAGAGAGAAGAGGCCTTCGTTTTGCCACCGTCTCCATCGTCATCTTTGTCGGAATCATGCTTGCGTTGCTGCTTCCTGAGAACGGAGTTCTAAGGGACCAGGTTACTGGAGAGATCCTCGGCAGGTCTCCCTTTGTGACCTCCATAGTGACGGTCATAATGATGTTCTTCCTGTTCCCAGGGGTCGCCTACGGCCTCGGAGCTGGCACCATCAAGTCGGACAAGGACGTTGTTCACGCTATGTCCAAATCCATGAGCACCATGGGAGGATATCTGGTTCTGGCTTTCTTCGCCTCCCAGTTCATCAAATACTTCAGTTACACCAACTTAGGGGTCATCCTGGCCGCCAAAGGTGCTGAGTTCCTCCAGGCCATCAACTTCACCGGCCTTCCTTTGATAGTCGCCTTCATCCTGGTGTCGGCTTTTATCAACCTGTTCATCGGCTCCGCCTCCGCCAAATGGGCTATCATGGCTCCGGTGTTTATTCCGATGCTTATGCAGATGGGTTTCACCCCTGAGTTTACCCAGGTTGCCTATCGTATCGGAGATTCCACCACAAATATCATTTCCCCTCTGATGTCCTATTTCGCCGTCATAGTGGCTTTCGCCCAGGCCTACGACGAGGACGCAGGGATCGGTACCCTTATCTCCACCATGCTGCCCTTCTCGGTGTGCTTCCTGCTGGGATGGACCGCCCTTCTGGCCATCTGGTTCACCCTTGGCCTTCCTATTGGGATCGGTGTCGGCATCCATATGTAG